Within Candidatus Cloacimonadota bacterium, the genomic segment TTCATAATAAGAACCCCATTCTCTCCAAATTCTTTAAGAGTTGGTCCTAAATCATCGGAAATTCCTCTAGTCCCGTCCATTACCACTACAGTTTCAAATCCAAGATTTGCAGAATCGATTGCGGTGTCCTTAACACAATAAT encodes:
- a CDS encoding isochorismatase family protein; the encoded protein is YCVKDTAIDSANLGFETVVVMDGTRGISDDLGPTLKEFGENGVLIMNSLDLLDIL